The Aureispira anguillae genome contains a region encoding:
- a CDS encoding META domain-containing protein, giving the protein MRLKLILLLILSGAIFQACSTTSQYILEQALEKQKEETVLEEKDGANQRLHDIWYATHIKGVPTNRSLPIPRLELNLSNMSVLGYDGCNEFYGRIHKISATEITFDKIVSPQKACADMKHPNHFNQAIGEVTAYKLDGLKLSFLNHKGKEILIFLKGD; this is encoded by the coding sequence ATGCGTTTAAAATTGATTCTATTATTGATCCTGAGTGGAGCCATTTTTCAAGCTTGTTCTACCACTAGCCAATATATTTTGGAGCAAGCATTAGAAAAACAAAAGGAGGAGACTGTCTTAGAGGAAAAAGACGGAGCAAATCAGAGACTACACGATATTTGGTATGCTACACACATCAAAGGAGTACCAACAAATCGAAGCCTTCCTATTCCTCGCTTAGAATTGAACCTTAGTAATATGAGCGTATTGGGTTATGATGGGTGCAATGAATTTTACGGAAGAATCCACAAAATTTCTGCTACAGAAATCACCTTTGACAAGATTGTCTCCCCTCAAAAAGCCTGCGCTGATATGAAGCACCCTAACCATTTTAACCAAGCAATTGGCGAGGTGACAGCGTATAAATTGGACGGCTTAAAATTGAGCTTTCTAAACCATAAAGGAAAAGAAATATTGATTTTTTTAAAGGGTGATTAA
- a CDS encoding 3-ketoacyl-ACP reductase, with amino-acid sequence MGKLKGKKAIITGGSRGLGKATAIAFAKEGIEVVITGRNEERLQKTVAELEAFGINAHYAVFDVSDYEAVKKGIKKSIDALGTVDILINNAGIAAFGTFNEMKVDQWTSIIQTNLMGMYYVTKEVLPYLIEKNQGDIVNVSSTAGLNGNATTSAYSASKFAVIGMSESLMKEVRKNNIRVNTLTPSTIASDMSLELGITDGNAEKVLQPEDFAELIVAGLLLPRRAMLKNASLWSTNP; translated from the coding sequence ATGGGAAAATTAAAAGGCAAAAAAGCAATTATAACTGGAGGAAGTAGAGGGCTTGGAAAAGCAACTGCTATTGCTTTTGCCAAAGAGGGAATTGAAGTGGTTATAACAGGGAGAAATGAGGAGCGTTTACAGAAAACGGTTGCAGAACTAGAGGCATTTGGCATCAATGCTCATTATGCGGTCTTTGATGTTAGTGATTACGAGGCTGTAAAAAAAGGAATCAAAAAAAGTATCGATGCTTTAGGAACGGTTGATATTTTGATTAATAATGCAGGAATTGCTGCATTTGGTACTTTTAATGAAATGAAGGTCGATCAATGGACTAGTATTATTCAGACCAACTTAATGGGCATGTATTATGTAACCAAAGAGGTCCTTCCGTACTTAATTGAAAAAAATCAAGGCGATATTGTGAATGTTTCTTCTACTGCTGGTCTGAATGGAAATGCTACAACATCTGCTTATTCTGCTTCAAAATTTGCAGTAATAGGAATGTCAGAATCTTTGATGAAAGAGGTGCGTAAAAATAACATTCGGGTAAATACCCTAACTCCTAGTACCATTGCTTCTGATATGTCTTTAGAGTTGGGCATTACAGATGGAAATGCAGAAAAGGTTTTACAACCAGAAGATTTTGCCGAATTGATTGTTGCTGGGCTTTTGTTGCCTAGGAGAGCGATGCTTAAAAATGCTTCTTTGTGGTCAACAAACCCCTAA
- a CDS encoding CatB-related O-acetyltransferase: MNGPDKSLKFPLEHYDRLCFLKNVVKNPNIIVGDYTYYDDFESVENFEKNVKYLFDFNEDKLVIGKFCMIASDVKFIMNGANHLSDAITSYPFAIFGNGWEAAMDGKEYPQKGDVLIGNDVWIGYNATIMAGVKIGDGAIIATNSTVVKDVPPYSIVGGNPATVIKKRFPEALIQRLLALKWWDWDIKKITKNVQHLTSLDVDQLEQAARK, from the coding sequence ATGAACGGACCAGACAAAAGTTTAAAATTTCCACTCGAACATTACGATCGATTATGTTTTTTGAAAAATGTCGTTAAGAATCCCAATATTATTGTAGGGGATTATACTTATTATGATGATTTTGAATCGGTAGAAAATTTTGAAAAAAATGTAAAATACCTCTTTGATTTTAATGAGGATAAACTGGTGATTGGTAAGTTTTGTATGATTGCCTCTGATGTAAAATTTATTATGAATGGAGCCAATCACTTAAGCGATGCCATAACAAGTTACCCCTTTGCCATCTTTGGGAATGGTTGGGAAGCAGCAATGGACGGAAAAGAATATCCTCAAAAAGGAGATGTTTTGATTGGAAATGATGTTTGGATTGGATACAATGCTACTATAATGGCGGGCGTCAAAATTGGGGATGGGGCAATTATTGCTACCAACTCAACCGTTGTAAAAGATGTACCTCCTTATTCTATTGTTGGAGGGAATCCTGCCACTGTCATAAAAAAAAGATTCCCAGAAGCTCTTATCCAACGGCTTTTAGCCTTGAAATGGTGGGATTGGGACATCAAAAAAATTACTAAAAATGTTCAACATCTGACAAGTTTAGATGTTGATCAATTGGAGCAAGCGGCAAGAAAATAA
- a CDS encoding TonB-dependent receptor, which translates to MKTIFTISLLLLMPYTIFAQGTIKGRLVDADNNEGLISASVLLKAAATTTGVVTDFDGYFTLDNIPEGEQTILISYLGYEQKEQQVVVKKGETVDLGEIMVASSSVGLEEVKVVASIAIDRKTPVAVSSIKAEVIEDKLGNQEFPELLRSTPSVYTTKSGGGFGDARINVRGFDQRNTAVMINGIPVNDMENGWVYWSNWAGLSDVTRTMQVQRGLGASRLAISSVGGTINIITKTIDQKKGGSFSLAYGNNNYLKAALTLSTGKIKGDWAFTFSGAYTRGDGYIDATQFQGGSYFLSISKAFGEKHQLVLTGIGAFQRHGQRTYREKLIQYDSVYNLQYNSDWGYRDGKIYNIRENFYHKPQISLNHYWSISDKLTLSTSAYASFGRGGGTGDRGSIGGKGTWGFRDAEGQVRVDDIVAWNQGTNDIANFPTAGKYKHPTHGLVAGEKDGLIKRASVNSHDWYGLLSNLTAELSKQFTISGGIDVRYYTGKHYRRIEDLMGADAWLDSRDINAQNDSLDLNGDGTISSKEKGALKKEGDKIHYDNDGIVAWQGVFVQAEYTSSFGLNAFISGAFSNTGYQRVDRFQYTGSDQRTPMYNFLGYTVKGGANYNIGKNHNVFFNTGYFSRAPIFDVVFPTYNNDANPNAKNENVFGVELGYGLRYSKIAANVNFYHTRWMNKSLFKRSTTPQGNELNANISGLNAVHQGIEVDVNATPVKGLDLRAMFSIGDWQWKNNVDAAISDDNKIVFDTVKVYADGLKVGDAPQTTFGVGAVYSFPFGLSIDADYWHCWDLYANFDPANKTSTSDIGRQALKLPSYGLLDAGISYKIKLKKIGLKLRFSMNNVLGTKYIAEADDNFSANADYDTLLKNARGFYGFGRTWNVSLKFTF; encoded by the coding sequence ATGAAAACAATATTTACAATCAGTCTATTGCTATTGATGCCATACACTATCTTTGCACAAGGAACCATAAAAGGTCGCCTAGTAGACGCTGACAATAATGAAGGGCTAATTAGTGCCAGTGTTCTCTTAAAAGCTGCCGCTACAACTACAGGAGTAGTGACGGACTTTGATGGTTATTTCACCTTAGATAATATCCCTGAAGGAGAACAAACTATTCTAATTTCTTACTTAGGTTATGAACAAAAAGAACAACAAGTCGTTGTCAAAAAGGGTGAAACAGTAGATTTAGGGGAGATTATGGTTGCTTCTTCATCTGTTGGTCTAGAAGAAGTAAAGGTAGTTGCTTCTATTGCTATTGATAGAAAAACTCCTGTTGCTGTATCTTCTATCAAAGCAGAAGTTATTGAAGACAAGTTAGGAAATCAAGAATTCCCAGAACTCTTGCGCTCTACTCCTTCTGTTTATACAACAAAATCAGGAGGTGGATTTGGAGATGCCAGAATCAATGTTAGAGGTTTTGATCAACGCAATACTGCGGTAATGATTAATGGAATTCCTGTAAACGATATGGAAAATGGTTGGGTATACTGGTCCAACTGGGCAGGATTGAGCGATGTCACTCGTACCATGCAAGTACAAAGAGGGTTAGGAGCTTCTCGCCTAGCGATTTCTTCTGTTGGAGGAACCATCAATATCATTACAAAAACAATTGATCAAAAGAAAGGAGGATCTTTTTCTTTGGCTTATGGGAACAACAACTACCTAAAAGCTGCTTTGACTCTTTCTACTGGAAAAATCAAAGGCGATTGGGCATTTACTTTTTCTGGTGCTTATACCAGAGGAGATGGTTATATCGATGCAACCCAATTTCAAGGAGGCTCTTATTTCCTTTCTATTTCTAAAGCATTTGGAGAAAAGCATCAATTGGTTTTGACTGGAATTGGAGCCTTCCAACGCCACGGACAACGTACTTATAGAGAAAAGCTCATCCAATATGACTCTGTTTATAATCTTCAGTACAATTCAGATTGGGGCTATCGTGATGGCAAGATCTACAACATCAGAGAAAATTTTTATCACAAACCACAAATTTCGTTGAACCACTACTGGTCAATTAGTGACAAACTAACCTTGTCTACTTCTGCTTACGCTTCCTTTGGTAGAGGTGGCGGAACGGGCGATAGAGGCTCTATTGGTGGAAAAGGTACTTGGGGCTTCCGTGATGCCGAAGGGCAAGTACGAGTAGATGATATTGTGGCTTGGAATCAAGGCACCAATGATATTGCCAACTTCCCTACTGCTGGCAAATACAAGCACCCAACTCATGGCTTAGTTGCTGGTGAAAAAGATGGCTTAATCAAACGAGCTTCTGTGAACTCACACGATTGGTATGGTCTTTTGTCTAATCTAACCGCCGAGTTATCTAAGCAGTTTACTATTTCTGGTGGAATTGATGTTCGTTATTATACAGGAAAACACTACCGTAGAATTGAGGATTTAATGGGGGCAGACGCTTGGTTGGACTCCAGAGATATAAATGCTCAAAATGATAGTTTGGATTTGAATGGAGATGGAACGATTTCTAGTAAAGAAAAAGGAGCATTAAAAAAAGAAGGGGACAAAATTCACTATGATAACGATGGTATTGTAGCTTGGCAGGGTGTTTTTGTTCAGGCAGAATATACCAGCTCTTTTGGATTAAATGCCTTTATTTCTGGTGCTTTTTCTAATACGGGTTATCAACGAGTAGATCGTTTCCAATACACAGGAAGTGACCAAAGAACTCCTATGTACAATTTCTTGGGCTATACGGTAAAAGGTGGTGCCAATTATAACATTGGAAAAAACCACAATGTATTTTTTAATACAGGCTATTTCTCTCGTGCGCCTATTTTTGATGTTGTATTCCCTACGTATAACAATGATGCTAACCCCAATGCTAAAAATGAAAATGTTTTTGGCGTAGAATTAGGGTATGGCTTACGCTATTCAAAAATTGCAGCGAATGTCAATTTTTATCACACGCGTTGGATGAACAAATCTCTATTTAAACGCTCTACTACTCCACAAGGCAATGAATTGAATGCTAATATTAGTGGCTTGAACGCAGTACATCAAGGAATTGAAGTGGATGTTAATGCAACTCCTGTAAAAGGATTGGATTTACGTGCCATGTTCTCTATTGGAGATTGGCAATGGAAAAACAATGTAGATGCTGCTATTTCTGACGATAATAAAATTGTTTTTGATACCGTAAAAGTATATGCAGATGGATTAAAAGTAGGCGATGCACCACAAACTACCTTTGGCGTGGGTGCTGTGTATAGTTTTCCTTTTGGATTGAGCATTGATGCAGATTACTGGCATTGTTGGGACCTATATGCCAATTTTGATCCCGCTAATAAAACCTCTACCAGTGATATTGGTCGCCAAGCGCTAAAATTGCCTTCTTATGGCTTGTTAGATGCAGGGATTAGTTACAAAATTAAGCTCAAAAAAATTGGCTTAAAACTTCGTTTCAGCATGAACAATGTTTTGGGAACTAAATACATTGCAGAAGCTGATGATAACTTTAGTGCCAATGCTGATTATGACACCTTGCTTAAAAATGCTCGTGGTTTTTATGGCTTTGGTCGCACTTGGAATGTAAGTCTAAAATTTACGTTTTAA
- a CDS encoding nitroreductase family protein encodes MELLDKLNWRYATKAMNGKKVAQEKIDNIIEAASLAPTSSGLQPFEIIVITNQELKEKIRKISWDQSVVTDCSHLLIFAAWDTYTADRINKMFDLTNTVRGFENEGWEKYREMLLGIYPQRDAEVNFNHAAKQAYIAFSQAIAAAAFEGVDSTPIEGFDPDKLDEILALREKGLRSCVMLPIGYRDTENDWLVNLVKVRKSKEDLVTVID; translated from the coding sequence ATGGAATTATTAGATAAATTGAATTGGCGTTATGCTACCAAAGCGATGAATGGGAAAAAAGTAGCGCAAGAAAAAATCGATAATATTATAGAAGCAGCTTCTTTGGCTCCAACATCAAGTGGTCTACAGCCTTTTGAGATTATTGTTATTACCAATCAAGAGCTAAAAGAAAAAATTAGAAAAATTTCTTGGGATCAGTCTGTGGTGACAGATTGTTCACATTTGTTGATTTTTGCGGCTTGGGATACGTATACCGCAGATCGAATCAACAAGATGTTTGATTTGACGAATACCGTTCGTGGTTTTGAAAACGAAGGTTGGGAAAAATACCGTGAAATGTTGTTGGGCATTTACCCACAAAGAGATGCAGAGGTAAACTTTAACCATGCTGCTAAACAAGCTTATATTGCTTTTTCGCAGGCGATTGCTGCTGCTGCTTTTGAGGGAGTAGATAGTACACCTATAGAAGGATTTGATCCTGACAAATTGGACGAAATTTTAGCGTTGAGAGAAAAGGGGCTAAGAAGTTGTGTGATGTTGCCAATTGGCTATAGAGATACAGAAAACGATTGGTTGGTTAATTTGGTGAAGGTGAGAAAGAGCAAAGAAGATTTGGTGACGGTTATTGACTAA
- a CDS encoding GNAT family N-acetyltransferase has protein sequence MEYIKKNIFLKKLQAAIDAKHLYHLIATSRRTLEEWLPSWSQIDSIDVLEAYIVKQEQSDFYWGEELYGIWRNDKLIGMVSLHSGQFDEKTVELSYFLGKDEGGKGSMTRACTLLISKVFEERKIQSVIIQCKTENIRSQKLAERLGFECLSSDLGLLVFVLHRSNWLKLKHSSLYFLWFRD, from the coding sequence ATGGAATATATTAAAAAGAACATCTTCCTAAAAAAACTACAAGCAGCCATAGATGCCAAGCATCTATATCATCTAATTGCCACTTCTCGAAGAACACTAGAGGAGTGGCTTCCTTCTTGGAGCCAGATCGATTCCATTGATGTCCTTGAGGCTTACATCGTCAAACAGGAGCAAAGTGATTTTTATTGGGGAGAAGAACTCTATGGTATTTGGCGAAACGATAAACTCATTGGGATGGTCAGCTTGCACAGCGGTCAATTCGATGAAAAAACAGTTGAATTATCTTACTTTTTGGGCAAGGATGAAGGAGGCAAGGGTTCTATGACTAGAGCTTGTACCTTGTTGATTTCAAAGGTCTTTGAAGAACGAAAAATACAGTCGGTTATCATTCAATGTAAAACGGAGAATATTCGAAGCCAAAAATTGGCAGAGCGTCTGGGCTTTGAGTGTTTATCTTCGGATTTAGGCTTGCTTGTTTTTGTTTTACATCGATCCAATTGGTTGAAATTGAAGCATTCTTCCTTGTATTTCCTGTGGTTTAGGGATTAG
- a CDS encoding LysE family translocator, translated as MELELLISFLGASIILSLMPGPDNLFVLTESLTKGQKNGIAISIGLSLGVLVHTLAAATGVSIIIQQSALAFSVLKYLGAAYLFYLAFMAIREKPLTLDLKNDAVTVQRPTIALIKKGFFMNVLNPKVSLFFIAFLPQFVSHTGFAVTLQMIILGLLFMVQALVVFSLIAMLSSQLTSYVNSPKFWGITKWSKITVLSLLGLTLAFSKK; from the coding sequence ATGGAACTTGAATTACTAATTTCATTTCTTGGAGCATCTATTATTCTTTCTTTAATGCCAGGACCAGATAATCTATTTGTTTTGACAGAAAGCCTTACCAAAGGGCAAAAAAACGGAATTGCTATTTCTATTGGGCTGTCTTTGGGCGTTCTTGTTCATACGCTTGCGGCGGCGACAGGAGTTTCAATTATTATACAACAATCTGCTCTTGCTTTTTCTGTGCTGAAATATTTAGGTGCAGCTTACTTGTTTTATTTAGCGTTTATGGCTATTCGAGAAAAGCCGCTAACTTTAGACCTCAAAAACGATGCTGTAACCGTACAACGCCCAACGATTGCTTTGATTAAAAAAGGTTTTTTTATGAATGTCTTGAACCCTAAAGTTTCGTTGTTTTTTATTGCATTTTTGCCCCAGTTTGTGAGTCATACAGGTTTTGCTGTCACTTTGCAAATGATTATTTTGGGTTTGTTGTTTATGGTACAAGCACTAGTTGTTTTTAGTCTAATTGCGATGCTATCTAGCCAACTAACAAGCTATGTGAATAGTCCAAAGTTTTGGGGCATTACCAAATGGAGTAAAATAACAGTCTTGTCTCTTTTGGGCTTAACCTTGGCTTTTTCTAAAAAGTAA
- a CDS encoding trypsin-like peptidase domain-containing protein — protein sequence MKNSIFALLMLCTTVLFAQNNTTQSTTSQSTYTHAPVVIGDEIPTNLQTAHPYNPSNQIGVVFEQEFYNKNSAYIKLYFENFDLGPEDYIEISTHNTGESIIYAGKGKIIDKEGTIISNFWSRVLLDERVTVRLHAQSASNHYGFKISKVAYGYSAARIDAIVNGTDKSICGADDKERIACYNGTIKATRGKAVCKLIIGGVGSCTGWLLGCEGHVMTNNHCVGNATDAGNTDFLFDYQYSACTGTSSLTATTVATSATFIKTSPYPSGLDYTLLKLPTNPTATYGYLSLSSVAPSVGDRIYIIGHPGGRRKEITVNSDQDASGFAQVNTLTTNGMRYYADTEGGSSGSPVLSNSSNLVYSIHNTGGCTNGSHGRCDKLIADIGSDMPNSGVDYSACSPSSGCLASVIALPSNQGFESSFGVWSNESNDDFDWARRTGSTPSSNTGPTSASEGSYYAYMEASYPNYGSKDAILNSPCYYVNVSNAYARFKYHMYGATTGTLRFQVSTNNGTSWTTLWSRTGDQGNSWKTASVNVSAYINTNGVRFRFHGTTGSSFTGDIAIDDISIYSLIFTKCINSYPYTEGWETGLGIWSQSATDDFDWTRRMGSTPSTSTGPTAAIEGNYYLYTESSYPNYGNKQAIITSRCFNLTSVNNPAASFRYHMYGSTMGTLQLQISVNSGSTWTTIWTRTGDQGNSWKYAYVNLNAYTSNTNVRLRFVGTTGSSYRSDMAIDAFGIHQGLIISPPVESIADDLAAEPFLTVSPNPFNSIVNINTNIEGLTNYRLINIQGQTVKEGLFQSNSIELGDLNKGVYFLALYNEEEQIVRKVIKQ from the coding sequence ATGAAAAATTCAATTTTTGCTTTGTTGATGTTGTGTACAACTGTGCTTTTTGCGCAGAACAATACCACTCAAAGCACCACCTCACAAAGTACCTATACTCATGCTCCTGTTGTTATTGGAGATGAGATACCAACCAATCTACAAACGGCACATCCTTACAATCCCTCTAATCAAATAGGTGTTGTATTTGAACAGGAATTCTACAACAAAAACTCCGCTTATATCAAGCTGTACTTTGAAAATTTTGACTTAGGCCCTGAAGATTACATTGAAATTTCTACCCATAATACAGGGGAGTCTATTATTTATGCTGGAAAAGGAAAAATCATTGATAAGGAAGGGACGATCATTAGTAATTTCTGGTCTAGAGTTCTTTTAGACGAGCGTGTGACCGTACGTTTACATGCTCAATCGGCTTCTAACCATTATGGATTTAAGATTTCCAAAGTAGCTTATGGATATTCCGCAGCACGCATAGATGCTATCGTAAACGGTACGGATAAAAGTATCTGTGGAGCGGATGACAAAGAGCGCATCGCCTGTTACAATGGTACCATCAAAGCAACTCGTGGTAAAGCAGTTTGTAAGCTTATCATTGGAGGAGTTGGTTCTTGTACTGGTTGGCTCTTGGGTTGCGAAGGTCATGTAATGACAAACAATCATTGTGTGGGCAATGCAACAGATGCTGGGAACACAGACTTTTTGTTTGACTACCAATATAGTGCTTGTACTGGTACGAGCAGTTTAACGGCTACTACCGTGGCAACTTCTGCTACTTTTATCAAGACGAGCCCTTACCCCAGTGGTTTGGATTACACCTTGTTAAAACTACCAACCAACCCTACCGCAACTTATGGCTATTTGAGTTTAAGTTCTGTTGCACCTTCAGTGGGGGATCGCATTTACATCATCGGTCATCCAGGTGGACGCCGCAAGGAAATCACTGTTAATTCTGATCAAGATGCTAGTGGTTTTGCACAAGTAAATACCTTGACAACTAATGGTATGCGTTATTATGCTGATACCGAAGGAGGAAGCTCAGGATCACCAGTACTGTCTAATTCTTCTAACTTGGTTTATTCTATTCACAATACGGGAGGATGTACGAATGGTTCTCATGGACGTTGTGACAAGCTAATTGCTGATATTGGTAGTGATATGCCAAATTCAGGAGTGGATTATAGCGCATGTAGTCCTAGTAGTGGTTGTTTAGCGTCTGTAATTGCACTTCCTAGCAACCAAGGTTTTGAGAGCAGCTTTGGCGTTTGGAGCAATGAGAGCAACGATGATTTTGACTGGGCTCGTCGTACAGGATCTACTCCATCTTCTAATACAGGACCAACTTCTGCTAGCGAAGGTTCATACTATGCTTATATGGAAGCTTCTTATCCTAATTATGGAAGTAAAGATGCGATTCTGAATAGTCCTTGTTATTATGTAAATGTTTCCAATGCTTATGCACGTTTTAAGTACCACATGTATGGTGCTACAACAGGAACCTTGCGTTTTCAAGTAAGTACCAATAATGGAACTTCTTGGACAACACTTTGGTCTAGAACAGGCGACCAAGGAAATTCTTGGAAAACCGCATCGGTTAATGTAAGTGCTTATATCAATACCAATGGTGTCCGTTTCCGTTTTCATGGAACAACAGGCTCTAGCTTTACAGGAGATATTGCCATTGACGACATTTCTATTTATTCATTAATTTTCACTAAATGTATCAATTCGTATCCTTATACTGAAGGCTGGGAAACAGGTCTAGGAATCTGGTCACAAAGTGCAACGGATGATTTTGATTGGACACGTAGGATGGGATCTACACCATCTACTAGTACGGGACCAACCGCTGCTATTGAGGGCAATTACTATCTTTATACCGAGTCTTCTTATCCTAATTATGGGAACAAGCAAGCTATTATAACGAGTCGTTGTTTCAATTTAACGAGTGTAAATAACCCTGCTGCCTCTTTCCGTTATCATATGTATGGCTCTACCATGGGAACCTTACAGCTTCAAATTAGCGTAAACAGTGGTAGTACTTGGACGACCATTTGGACACGGACAGGCGATCAAGGAAATAGTTGGAAGTATGCTTATGTCAATCTCAACGCTTACACTTCTAATACCAATGTACGATTGCGTTTTGTTGGGACAACAGGGAGCAGTTATCGAAGTGATATGGCTATTGATGCCTTTGGTATACATCAAGGCTTGATTATCAGTCCTCCTGTAGAATCTATCGCTGATGATTTAGCAGCAGAACCCTTCTTAACCGTTTCTCCTAATCCATTCAATAGCATTGTAAATATCAATACGAATATTGAAGGATTGACGAATTATCGTTTAATCAACATTCAAGGACAAACCGTTAAAGAAGGTTTATTCCAAAGCAATAGCATTGAACTAGGAGACCTCAATAAAGGCGTTTATTTCCTTGCGCTTTATAATGAAGAAGAGCAAATAGTTCGCAAGGTGATTAAACAGTAA
- the msrA gene encoding peptide-methionine (S)-S-oxide reductase MsrA, whose amino-acid sequence MKYLFSVVIVAALFFFSCSSNKNKDQTIHSTHNNPSLHSNSKKIEELSKAYFASGCFWCVEAVFESVKGVEEAVSGYSGGPEKNPTYEQVGAGKTGHAEAVEVYYDPAVVSYETLVKVYYGSHNPTTVNGQHPDFGTQYRSVIFYTNDNEKKIAETFKANLDASGEYGAPIATEIVAFEKFWPAEDYHQNYERLNPNNSYVRNVSIPRLNRFKAKFPELLKKNH is encoded by the coding sequence ATGAAGTATCTATTTTCAGTTGTTATTGTAGCAGCATTATTTTTTTTCTCTTGTAGTTCTAATAAAAACAAAGACCAGACGATCCATTCAACCCATAACAACCCCAGTCTTCATTCGAATTCAAAAAAAATAGAAGAACTAAGCAAAGCTTATTTTGCAAGCGGCTGTTTTTGGTGTGTGGAAGCTGTTTTTGAATCGGTAAAAGGTGTCGAAGAAGCTGTTTCTGGTTATTCGGGAGGACCAGAAAAAAATCCAACTTACGAGCAAGTAGGGGCTGGCAAAACAGGGCATGCTGAAGCCGTAGAGGTATATTATGATCCTGCCGTTGTTTCTTATGAAACCTTAGTAAAAGTATATTATGGTTCACATAATCCAACAACTGTTAATGGGCAACATCCTGATTTTGGAACACAATATCGGTCCGTGATTTTTTATACCAATGATAATGAGAAAAAAATAGCAGAGACATTTAAAGCAAATTTAGATGCTTCTGGAGAATATGGAGCTCCTATCGCAACAGAGATCGTTGCCTTTGAAAAATTTTGGCCAGCAGAAGATTATCACCAAAATTATGAACGCTTAAACCCTAATAACTCTTACGTTCGCAATGTATCCATTCCTAGGTTAAATCGTTTTAAAGCAAAATTTCCTGAATTGTTGAAAAAAAATCACTAG